The Parus major isolate Abel chromosome 27, Parus_major1.1, whole genome shotgun sequence DNA segment CAGCTGCGGCCAGGACGCTGCGGGGACGGGCAGCTGCCCAGCACACCAACACCTCCGCGTCAGGCCGGGCCCCGGCtacagctctgcctctgctcgCTGCTCCCTGCCTCTGTGGCCGGGAGAGGAGGTGCAAGCACGGAGACGTCGGTCCCCCCGGTACGGATCGTGCCAGCTGCGGCGGCGGGCGCTGCCAGGCAGCTCCGGGCACGCTCCCAGACGGCGGCGCTGGAGCCGTGCGGTCGGAGGGAGCCGGGAGCAGGAGCAAAGCCCCGAGCCCTGCCCGCACCCCAGACCCTGCTTACAGCCCTACCTGTGCCCCGCACCGTGCCCACAGCACGCAGCGCTCCCCATGCCCCTTCTGATGCTCTGCTGCCCCGAGGGTGTGTGTGCCTTAGTTTCCCCTGGCAGAGCAGCGCTGGTTGCGCTCGGGGCCCCCACCCGCGTCCCCAGTCAGGCCCCCCCCCCCATCCGTGCAGACGAAGTGGGTTAACGGGGAAGCTCAGCCTCACAAATCCCATTAGGCCTCCCCAGCTGGGGTTGTGTAATGGTGAGTGTGTTGCCATGGCAATGCCCCCACTCGCCACCCCGGTCCCGTCCAGTCCTCCCTGTCCCGGCTGCTGCCCCCCGGCCCGGAGGGCGCGTACCCCAAACACGTCCGTGGGAAGAagggccagccccagcctcacCCCCCTCTCTGCACCCCGACAGGACCCGCTCCCCGCGGGGGTCCCCAACTGCACCTCGTCAGGCCCCTGAGCCATTAATTGGAAATAATTAGAGCATGAGCATCGTTACAGTTGGAGCGAGCGGCTGGCCCTGGGAGACGGGGGCTGCGGCGCTGGCAAACATGTAAACATCCATCCTCGGGCCTGATCCGGGGGGTGCGGGGGGGAGAACCCCATTCCCACGGGAGAGAGAGAACACCCTTCCCCACGGGCACACGCAGACCTGGCAGGGCCCCTCTCCCCGCCACTCCCggcctggggacagctctcCTTAGGGTCAGGGTGACCCGGGGGTCCCCAAGGGACCGGGCGGCGGCAAGCCCGGGCCAGAGGGTGGCGAGGGGAGACCGGGATTGAGGGAACGCACGGGTGGGGAGCAGACGGCACCTCCCGAGGGAAGACCCCGGCCTGACCGCTCCGGACCAGCCCCGGGGACATCCCGGCCCCCGCCGCTCCAGACCAAGCGCAGGGGAGCCCAGCCGTGCTGCAGCCGCATCCCCATCCCCGGGGCGGGACCACCCGGGCCGCCCTCACCTTCCTCCAGCTCCCGGGCGATGGGGtccgcgccgccgccgcgctcCGCGTTCCCGTTCAACTCATCGTAGGCGGTGGGGCTGCTCCAGATCTCCATCGTGCCGAGCCCACCGCAGCCGCCCGGCCCGCTGTGCCCACCCAGCCGTGCCCAGCCCCGCCACGCTGAGCGGAGCCGCTGCGGCCGCTCCCGCCCCTATTTATAGGATCGCCCGTCCCCCCGCACCTGCCCGGCGCATCCCCCGGCGGcggggccagggctggggccgGGACGGGGGCGGGGCCGGACGGGAGCAGAACGGGGGCGATGCGGGGGTCGGGGGGTGCTGGAGGCTGCCCGGGACCGCCCATTCCCCCCGTTTTCCTGGGCCGTCACGGGGACGTGATCCCCATCAGGCACCCTAGAACCGGGTTCCTTTTTGGGAAACCCACCAGGACAATCCTGCTGAGCACTGGGGGCTGGTGCAGGTGTCCCACCTCTTGTCCAAACTCATAGCCCAGCGAGTCAGGGCACACAGGCCACCCACGAGGggctgaggggacactgaggtCCCTGAGCAGCAACTCGGCAGTGTCGACGCCATGGGTCATGCACAGACAGAGGCTTCTGCCCCTTggaaagggcagggagagatttTGGTCCCTTCAGTCAAAGCCATGACTGTGCAGGGCTTCTGTCCTCGTGAAGTTCAGGGTACATTCTtctggccagccctgccctgccaccccAGGGTTGGACCCCCCATCATCACCCACATCACAAACCCTGCCCCTTCAGTGCCCATTGCAGCGCTGGGACCTGCCAGGTCCTTGATGAGGAAAGGGGCTTTTCCACTCCCACCTCCCCATTCACCACCCTTGGCTCCAAGCGTGAGCCTGGCCCCCTTCGTGCCCCACCCAGGATGCCCCACACTCCCTGGCTGGCACCCTCTCATCCCCACAATCCCACAGTggtgcagaagcagcacagaagcaGGAAAACTGAATAAATCATGGTGTGCTGAATTAtggaggagctggcaggcaCGTAGCACAGGCCACGTGGGTGTGATGCTGGTAATGCCAACGTGCTCTGTCCTCGTCACCTGCCCCAGTGCCCTTCCTTGTTAGCACCCAAACAATCAGGGAATGGATGCAGCTGAAGCTGCCCCTCACCATTGCACATTTTTGCCTGCTTGACTCCTACCCATTGGGATCCTGACCCCAGCTGCATCCTGCCATAACCACCGGTCCCCTCTGGAGTGAGGACTGGAGCAGGTGCCCTCAgtcccagcctctccctctTCCTAGCGCTGGTGTTTCCCTTGGTAAGGTCTGGAACACAGCCAGCACCCACTGGTCCCTCCAGGGACCCCAAGGACTCAAGCACGCGTCTCAGCAtggacaggcaggagctgcttcttCCTAATCCCCTGCCCCAGGATTTGCTCCTCTGGGCAGGTTCCCTGTGCCTGTGCAAGCAGATTACAGGGGGCTATTTCTGACGGCAGCTTAAAGGTTTGAGTAAAGGAATGACGCCATGGGCCCTCTCCTCACCAGCACATGCCAGTGACACTGGAGGCCTGGGCATCTGTGACCTGCAGGAGTCTGGGACTGAGAACCACCGGCCCcgtggagcagggctgggctgctggggtgGTGGTGCTGCATGCTCCCTGCCCCATGGCACAGAGACAGGGTTTGGGGCTCAATCCCTTGTACTGTCACTGCAGGGGTAGTACTGAAGGTGGGGGTGCACCCAGAGAGGGGAGCAGTCAGAAGGGGAAGGCTGCAAGCACAGGCAGGGCATGGTGAGGATTtacccccagcccagcctggcgTGAGCAGGTGGGTGGAGGCCTCAGCCCCATCTGTCTCCCACTGCCCCACATCCATCCCCCAGCCCCTTGCTCTAATCCTGTCCCCGCCACACGCAGGCCAGaggaggaaacaaagcagagatAATCTGTCTGTGCCCCCCGCTGAACCCCGACCTCACGCCGGGAATGGGCCACGTCACAGTGCCATGGGCATTGCCCCTGCCTGGCCACGGGGGCTGCAGGGATCTTCTCCTGGGgtccccacagctctgggggctTCACTGACAGCAGGAGCCCTGAGTCCCGCTCCAGGCTGTCCTgtctgggggagcagcagccctgggggatTCACTGGCACACCTTCCGCCAACCCCACCAGTGTCCCACCCCTGtgagccacagcacagccagggcagcagggatgtgcaggggGTCCCGGGAAATGATGGGGGCTCTCTCCCAGCATCCGGCttggctcagcagagctgctcccagaaTTAGCCCGGGATGTTCCGGGGGAGGAAATCCAGCCCGTCAATCCCATTAGCAGCGATTagctcccagcctgtcctcGCCATCACGACCCCGCACAGACACTGGGCCTGTGCCCACCACCCTCACCAACCCCGCCGGCCCCGGGCTCTCACGGAAATACTGCAGGGTCTCCTCTATCTGCTGGGGGGTGAGGGGGGCTACGGGCTGCGGGGGGCCGCTGGGGGCTCGCAGCCAGTCGCCGTGGTCGTAGCCGAACACGGTGTCAGCCCGCAGCGTGTAGCGGGGCAGCTGCTCGCCCAGCAGGCTGATGATCTCCACCTCGGGGACATCCTcgctgcacagctctggggacagagggacacggTGTCAGCCCAGGGTGGGGGGCATAAGGGGGCAGTGGGCTGCACAGGGGGCTCCTGCACCCCTCAGCCCACTCTGTCCTCATGGGCTTTggggctgctgccaccagctgggtctgtccccagagccactAATGTAGGGATTAGGGGGTCCCCCGCAGGGTGGCACTCAgggacccctccccagctctgtcctgctgcccccTCATGGCCCCGCTGTCCGCGGGCAGGGTCCTGCTGCCATCTCCTGGCCACGCTGTGCCCGGCCGAGCGGCGCTGGGGACAGCGGGCGTGGGATGCAGCGCGGGGTGAAGGATGCCGGGACAATGGTTCATCTCCGGCCGTAGAATGGGGACAGGATGAAGGAACAGCCCAAAGTAGACCCAgctcctcaccctcctcaccccagctcccccagagcACCCACGGGCACCTTCAGCTCTACCCACCGGTGATGGTCGCGGCATCGCGGCGTGTGCCCGTGTCTGAccggggggacacggggctgctgtggggacaggcagTGACAGGTGAGtccgggctgggctggaggtggcaggCGGGTGGGCTCTGGCTGGGGAGGGTCTCTCGTGGGACCGGGGTGTCCAGTTTGGCTGGCGTTATGTGGGGGCCTGGCTGCCATGGGGAGAGGCACCGTCTGCCCTGGTTCCCTGAGCGGCGCTGGCGGGCAGCAGAGTCCCTTCTCCGGCCCCTGCCTGGGGGGAAGGAGCCGTTCAGGTGATGCTCTAGTGACACAGGACACATCCTGAACCCCCATATCCCCCACAATCCTGCCGTAGGACAAACACCTTCCTGGAGGCGATATGTGCCAGCCCGGGGGCTGGACGGCATAGCCAGGGCTCAGGTATCCCTACTCCCTGCCGATGGCACAGGAGGGCTGTGGAGCTCCACCCCTGAATATGGGGCAGGTTTGGCAGAGGAAAAGGGTCAGCGTACCTGCTCTGTGGTGGCTGCTACGTGACGCGGGGGGCTCAGCACCAAAGCAGCGCCAGGGCCAGACAGGACCGGGCAGGACcggacaggacaggacaggaccCTGCCCTGCCACGGGGTCCCTGCTGGGTCACTGCCCGTGGAGCAAacagggaaggagctgtggagctgcccGGCAGTGGGCAGAcatggcagcagtgccagggagagccctggggagctccACCTCGAAGAGCAAAGTCCATCTGTGAACCTCCACCCTGTTGGCACCAGGATGCAGAGCAGGGACTTGCGTgcagtgcagggcagggctgggctgcatctgtggctgccccatccctacCATAAACACATCATGAGACGGGCCATAAATCCAGCATATCCCTGCTCTCGGCCACCTCCAATGGCtctggctggggctgcagccactgccGGCATcgctgcccctctgccctgcagggtGGGAGCCTCTGCATAAGCCCCCTGCCTcatctccagccctgctcccacctccaCCTGCTGTGGCACAAGCAGCCCCTCGTTCCTGGCTGCAGGCTCATGCCAGGGCCGGGGATGGGCATTGCTGCCCTCTCTCCTGGTGCTCAGGGTCGCTGCCACATGCACAGCACCCAGACCAGGCCACCCTGCTCCCCCCTGGCACACAGAGACAGCACGAGGCACAATGCAGACCCCAAAATACACCCacagccttccccagccctctgCCCCATGGCACTGGGACCGCCAGAGCTCGGGGCCCAATCCTGCACCGTGCTGAACAGAAAACATCTCCCCAAGCCCTCAGACCCGGCTCCCCAGAGAAGGACAGGGACCCACCGTGTGGAGGTGCGGCGCTGCTGCTGGCTCGGGGAGGGAGCCGGGCCGGTGAGTCAGCTCAGCCGGGACTGCCAGAGCCCTGCGTCTGCTTTTGGCCCGGCTCCTGCACGTACATTCCCTCTCCCCGGGGAATCCTTGTTCAGACACGTGCCGAGCAGCTCCCATCGACCCCGGACCCCGCTGTCCCCCCTCCACCGGCGTTCGGCTGCCGATCCCCGGGGTTCTGCCCCAcgggagctgggagagcaggtCGGTGGTCCCGGGCACCGATGGGACACGGGCCAGGAGGAGCAAGGTCCCGGCTCAGGCCGCCCCAGGTACCTGTGCAGACTCGCACCTGCCGCTCCCTGCCCTGACCGATGCCgtcctgcccctcctgcccgGGCACCTCCCGAGGAGAGCTCCGTGAGAAGGGGAGAGACGGGGCTGATTCTCCGGGGGCTGCGGCAGCCGCCGTCTGTGACAACCCCGGGGGAACGGAGGGCACCGGCTGGGCACGGCCCGGGGATTTGGGGTGCCCGAAGGCAGCCTGAGGGACATGGGACACCGTgagaggcagagcccagccGGTGCCAGCGGAGCTGGGGTGGGACACCGAGGGAGCCGAGGGCTCGGTGCCCCCGGGAGTGCGGGAGACGCCGGGTTTGGGTACGGCAGGCGGTTCTGCTTTGGGGGAGATCCGCACACACGCTGGGCACTGCTCCCCACGGAGCCCTCGGACaccgctcccggccccgccgctccccggcAGCTGCGGCCGAGGTTGCCGGGATCCCGAAGTCCGTCCCGCCGCTCCCGGAGCCCACCCGGGGATACAGCTCCTTGGGAACCCCGCGAACACCTCTGGTTGCTCTGGTCCAAGTGTCCTCTGGCTCCACCTCCCCCCAAAATCCCGGACATGccccctggcagctctgccgCAGTGGGACTGGGGATCTCGGGATGTGCATTCCTGCCCCAGCAAATGCAGGGGTCCCATCCCTGCCCACGGCTCCAGGATGGATGGACCCGACCCCTCCTAGGGCAGATGTTCTGGGGCATCTCCAGACCTGCTGGCACTTTGGGGACAGCCAGATCTGACAGCAGGAACATCCCTGCAACTGCTGAGAGCCACAAGGTGGGGTCCAGGATTTGCACACCCAAACCCCCATCCCAggcacacagggctggagccaAGGCCTGTCACTCACTGtctcctgctctggcagcacctgcagcaggcCGAGGGCTGTCTGGCCCCCAGCCTCACCCCatgagccagcccagccccactgccctcGGGAAGcacacagggctctgcagggactgCCCGGAAAGCAGCTGTTGTTTTGCTCATCGCTGCTCCTGGCACGGGCCCTGGCAGGAAGCAGATCCATTTCCCTGAGCACTGGGGTTGGCTGCAGCCACGGcgctgagctggggcaggatgTTCCCCCCAGTCCCACTTCCCagaccagctcctgctgctttgtCCCCGCTTGCTCCCGTCCCGAGCACGGCACATGAACCTCGGTATCCTGCCGTGCTCTGTGGCAGCCTGGGCCCACGTCCAGGCAAAGCAGGTGCCAAGCAAGGGAATGAAGTTCCCACTCTGCCCCACCGAGGGACTCGCCCTGGGCTCACAGAGGGCGATGGCTGCTCTTTCCCCTGGCTGCCCCCAGGGACCATCCCCAGCCAACAGAAGAACAGGCTCAGGGCAGCACGGGGCTGCAGGggttattttattctttgctttggTCTATACAAAAAACAacttacagaaataataaaatcttccaTTCCTGACCCACACTCCAGTAACTGTCCATCCCTTTCCAGCTGGAGTGTTAAACCACCATCAGATCtaaagcttcttttaaaaaatgcattagatAAGGGAGGAGGGGACGGAAACACACCACTCAccaaagagaagggaaatgggGTTAAAATGTGCAACAAAGATCAGTACAAGGACACAGTTCCTAATGCTGGAGTCACTCCTCTATGGGGACTGGCAAGACAGGGACACAAAGTCAGCTCCCAGCGGCTGATGGGAAAGAATTAAACCTCAGACACCCTGGAAGGTCCTGGGACATGAAGCCTTTGCTTTCAGCAAACTCTGGATTGACCTGATTCAGTTGGAGTTTGCAGGAAGCAAAGGGTTTTTCCATGTCAGATTCCTCTCCTAGAACACTAACACGCAGAACAAATCGTGGGGAAGTTAGAAAGCACAAACTTAAAGACGGCAAAAGCCATTGGCaccatattaaaaataaaaaagaaatatatattcataGAAAAGACTATTTTGCCAATGAAAGATCACTAACGGTGCaaggtttgtgttttaaagCTTCAGAAACAGTATCTTGGATGCTGAATGTGGCAGTAGGTGCTCGAAGCAGTCCCAGGAGGAAGGACCTTCTCCACAGACCCACAGCGAAGAAAACAAATcgaaaaataaaacctctcgTGGGAATGGAAAAGTTTTGTCTTCTCAGGCACTTCTGTCTCCCAAGTCCTTCTTGCGAATGCTCAGCTCTGGGGCCACCCTCTTCTGCACGGAGAGAACACCTGCAGGGGCAGAGAACTCGGTCATCCACCGAGGGGGATTTGGGAGGAGACCAGGGCACAGGCTCCCCTGGGCCCACAGGTGACGGGGACACCGATCCATGGCAGCACCAGGGACCCCGTGGTGGCACCAGAGACCCCTCAGCATGCCAGGTGCCATcggccagccctgcctcccctgGCCACCCTCAGCCACAGGGCTGAGCCCATGTCCCAGGTGTGCTGGCAGGTACctggtgtggggctgcagggggttAGGCGAGCATGTGGTCAGCGAAGGGCGCTCGGACGCCGTCGCTGTAGGCGTCCATGGGGTAGTCCCCGTCCATGTCCATGTGCATGTCGATGGGGTCCAGGGGGATGTCACCCGAGTACATGGGGCGGTAACCAGggtccagctctgcagggaagggtTGTGGAAACCTCAGCTCCCATCAGCCAATGATTTCTCCAGATCTCAGCCACCTCCTTGTCCCCCCACCCAGGGCAGCATGTGACATGTGCTGTTGTAAAAGGGCCCCACCATCCCCTGGCCTGAGGGCACCAGCAGTGTGTGctccctgggagctgagcaTCCCACTGTGCACCCCCAATCCCCAGCAGACACTTGACTGACAGCCACCTGAAAAAGGTTTTAAAGCCAGCCTGGCTTGGTGACCTTGAGGGAACTGCCCACCCCAGAACCCAGCCCACAGGGACCTGGCAAGGAGGGCTGGTGCCATACTCACCATCTGAGTAGGGCTCGTTGATGGGGATCATGCTCTGAGCCTAGGGAAGAAGAGGTGGCACAGTTGAAGGGATTCATGTTCAGAATGCTCAGGGGCCACGTGGTGGAAAGCCCAGTTGCTGCCACAACCCAGGAGCTGAGGCCACAGCCCATCTGCCTCCCACCTCCCGCTGGCTGTTTGACAACGCCTCTGAGCTCCGGCTGGACGTGGTGGCAACAGCTTCTGGAAGCAGGATGGGGCCATCCCCTGACTTCCCCTGGGGAAAAGATCTTTTTGGGATGCTCACCgcttcccaggctgcagggTCATGCTTGAAGAGGGAGTTGGTGAGCTCCACAGAGACACGCTTCCTGTAGTCAGGGTTCTTGTCCTCCGAGATGCGGAAGAGCACGGCGGCCGCATAGGTGGCTGTAGGGACggccagcagcctcagctcctgctgccacacagcatcagagccccagctgggacagtgccaggagagcacccagcacagcatgGCAGCACTCACCTGTCCCCTCATTCCGGgagtgcagcagctccatcaggGGAGCCGAGGCCCCCTCGGCATCGATGGCATCCGCTGCCTCCTTGTCCTGGGCCAGCTCGCACAGCACGCCGGCTGCCACGCGCTGGATGTTCTCCACCGGTGAGTACAGGAGCTGTCAGGAGAGATCAGCGCCCGTGTGAAGCAGCCAGCAAGGAGCCCCTGTGCTTTGGGCATGTCCTGATGCAAGgagccaccagcccagggctgcagctcgccgtgcaggctgggcaggaggagcccagtgcagcccctgtgtccccacagccctgacCTGCACGAAGAGAGGGATGGTGTTGAGGCGGAAGATCTCCATGCGGTTCATGGGGTCCCGGGCCAGGATGTGCAGCGCCCCTGTGCAACCCTCCACAATCTCTTCCATCTTCACTCCATCCTGCCAGGGAACAAGAACTCAGCCAGGGCCCTCACTGGGGAACAGCCACCTGAAgtgtgggcacagggacaggctgggttCTGgggtgccaggctgtgctgggagcagggcaaaGGGGTGGGAACTCACCGTGTAGGGCTGTTGTGTGCCGGCAGCCGCGTGTCTCTGGGCGTCCTGGTGAGCCTTGACCAGCAGCTGGACCAGGCGGGGGATGACGGCGGCCTCCTGCAGCGGGGCATGGTTGGCAGGACACAGAGCCAGGTTGCGGATCAGGCCTATGGtagcctggaggagaggaggaggaaggagccaTTTGTCTCAGCTGTGGGTCAGAGCAGCACGTGTTTCCCAAGAGAAACACTGGCTGCACCCCTCCCTATCTGTCCCACCCCTCCCTTCTGTGGTGACTCAGCTTCCCCCCTCCCTGGATCCATCCTCTCCCCAAGCTGAGCTTCAATTCCAACAAACAGCCACTTCCTTCATCAGCTGCTGTCAAGAACACgacccagaggagctgggcaggcagcagcagccaccatcACTCTGtgcacagcaccagctgccGAGCCCCTCAGCAGCCCACCCCACCACAGAACAGCAGGAGGGGCTCGCTCCATCCTGGCCACCGGCCTCCTCCTGCCCACAACACCCCTCTGGCCCCTTACCTTAACCAGTGGCCACTGGTTGGGCTGGTTGAGGAGCTTGACAATGGCGGGGATGCCGTAGTTGAGCCGCACCGAGTTCTGCGCCATCTCGGCCTCGGGGTGCCGGCTGGTGAGGTGCCGCAGGGCACAGACGGCCGGCTCGGTGATGTCCTCCTTGTCACCCGCCCGCAGGATGGTGTGGATCAGGGCCTCCACCCCGTTTGACTGCGTCACCAGTGTCTTGTTCTTGCTGTTGTTGCAGGTCAGGTTGGAGAGGGTGCCAGTGGCACAGGTCAGCACATTCACATCATCAGAGCTCAGCTGGTTCACCAGGATCTTGAGGACGCCGTCCAGGCCCTCCTGCAGGAGTGGGGAtgggaggtgggagcagcacacacagccagaCCCAAATTCCAACCCCCACATCAGGCCCCACGTGCCCCCAGCCTGCAGTGATGGGGGGGCCGCAGTGTTCTGACTCCCACACATCTCCTTTTCCATCCCCCCACGGCTCCTATTCCAGCccccacagctggagctgctccttcaTGGTGAGCCCCAGCCACTCTAACACATGCAGATTCACCCAGAATTTAATATCTCCTGCTGGAATCACACTTCCGatgcccctgccagccctcttCCCACATGCTGATGGAATGACCccagtcctggctgtgctggccagcagcaggacaggaaggAGTTAAAAGCACCATGACCATGTCCTCCTTCAACCCTTCAGTCATCAGAGCCAGGGATGCCTCCATGACAGCCAAA contains these protein-coding regions:
- the LOC117245553 gene encoding uncharacterized protein LOC117245553 codes for the protein MPAVAAAPARAIGGGREQGYAGFMARLMMCLWDPVAGQGPVLSCPVLPGPVWPWRCFGAEPPASRSSHHRAGRGRRRDSAARQRRSGNQGRRCLSPWQPGPHITPAKLDTPVPRETLPSQSPPACHLQPSPDSPVTACPHSSPVSPRSDTGTRRDAATITELCSEDVPEVEIISLLGEQLPRYTLRADTVFGYDHGDWLRAPSGPPQPVAPLTPQQIEETLQYFRESPGPAGLVRVVGTGPVSVRGRDGEDRLGANRC